In a single window of the Bufo bufo chromosome 5, aBufBuf1.1, whole genome shotgun sequence genome:
- the ACD gene encoding adrenocortical dysplasia protein homolog isoform X2 yields METNTVDILNCNMEPGVQKKIKELWQNYMTELEMNENLTDMNLSDVSLTQLLMVASEEKFHTLKSIAEKCLELDPLATQDNPPQLRTFWSIERTRSKETTERFVIPVDLLLIPPHEEAVLEEMAEFRYEGQCPSEVAESSEEDNSSQPYSTALSTLSEETIDVGPSSQSGNPWNKLKSLSISVPPSLDSQPKCSHSGAQKRSENEVDSDQDSSTPDIFTSLADISMDDSCNDKIEIFPLLFTGHVSNTQQPSTSETQTNHASSEPNPHCRQGNLNTSIASVSLTHLTQDSVKDLPQRRLSVESKVHVSPMKSYTSEMEGNPGSKTGIFSLSDDIDREKFSSPRTRKASKRKQTLEDLESTLSDLEQQEPEYVDRPDCLTTTLRSGGEIDKVSDNGVQTAISKQIGKREAAGPVSGVQKNHKSSKKRIKRHKPILQFVCNTNILATKDSANDQLTSKGLKTSKVCIQEAPSKERHGQSLPFQAKEKIIVDTVEVGTTKLAHRDGTPFQYKYKPPSEELCACVNAIQMPADLCDWAVKMFSEVQEKVL; encoded by the exons ATGGAGACAAACACAGTGGACATACTAAACTG TAACATGGAGCCAGGAGTGCAGAAGAAGATCAAGGAATTGTGGCA GAACTACATGACAGAGCTTGAAATGAATGAGAATTTAACCGATATGAACTTATCTG ACGTGTCTCTTACCCAGTTACTGATGGTTGCAAGTGAAGAGAAATTTCACACTTTGAAATCCATCGCTGAAAAGTGTCTTGAGCTTGACCCATTGGCTACTCAAGATAATCCACCACAGCTCCGAACTTTTTGGAGTATAGAGAGAACAAGAAGCAAG GAGACTACAGAAAGATTCGTTATCCCTGTAGATTTGCTTCTTATTCCTCCACATGAGGAAGCAGTTCTGGAAGAGATGGCAG AGTTCAGGTATGAAGGTCAGTGCCCCAGTGAAGTTGCAGAATCTTCTGAAGAAGATAATTCTT CACAGCCATACAGTACAGCGTTGTCTACTCTTTCGGAGGAGACCATTGATGTCGGGCCAAGCAGTCAATCTGGAAATCCCTGGAACAAGCTAAAGTCCCTTTCTATCAGTGTTCCTCCAAGTTTGG ATTCCCAGCCAAAGTGTTCACATTCTGGTGCCCAAAAGAGAAGCGAAAATGAGGTTGACTCGGATCAAGACAGTAGCACTCCTGATATATTCACAAGTCTTGCAGATATATCTATGGATGACTCCTGTAATGACAAGATAGAGATTTTCCCTTTGCTGTTTACGGGACATGTTTCCAACACACAACAGCCTAGTACAAGTGAAACCCAGACTAACCATGCCAGTAGTGAGCCTAACCCTCACTGCAGACAAGGAAACTTAAATACCAGTATTGCCTCTGTCAGTCTAACACATCTTACTCAAGACTCAGTAAAAGACTTACCACAGAGACGTTTGTCAGTGGAAAGTAAAGTTCATGTAAGTCCAATGAAGTCTTATACATCAGAAATGGAAGGCAACCCTGGAAgtaaaacaggtattttttcTCTAAGTGATGACATTGATAGAGAGAAATTCTCTTCTCCGAGAACAAGGAAAGCCTCAAAGAGGAAGCAAACTTTGGAGGATCTGGAGAGCACTCTCTCGGACCTGGAGCAGCAGGAGCCGGAGTATGTAGACAGGCCAGATTGTTTGACTACTACTTTGCGTTCTGGTGGAGAAATTGACAAAGTGTCTGATAATGGTGTTCAGACCGCAATAAGTAAGCAAATAGGGAAAAGAGAAGCAGCAGGGCCTGTTTCAGGTGTCCAAAAAAATCATAAATCCAGCAAAAAGAGAATAAAAAGACATAAACCTATCTTACAGTTTGTGTGCAATACAAACATCCTTGCAACTAAAGACTCTGCAAATGATCAGTTAACTTCAAAGGGGCTTAAGACCAGTAAAGTCTGCATACAGGAAGCACCCTCTAAGGAAAGGCATGGACAGTCTCTGCCTTTCCAGGCCAAAGAAAAGATCATAGTAGACACCGTGGAAGTAGGAACCACTAAACTG